In the genome of Blastopirellula marina, one region contains:
- a CDS encoding exonuclease SbcCD subunit D: MTKFIHTADLHIDSPLRGLAMRDETMMRTVQRATRTALQRIIDLALKEQVAFVLIAGDLFDGEWKDMHSGQWAAGQFRRLEEAGIGVYYIRGNHDAVSQIQRKIRWPSNVVELPHDEPTTIVLEDLGVAIHGQGFADQKVEIDLAARYPERINGMFNVGMLHTSLTGSEQHDTYAPTSLEVLKSKGYDYWALGHIHLRNAEPICVEPYVTYSGNPQGRHIREAGDKGCLIGEIEGESLKEVKFHSTDTLRWQELIVDVSNDTSLDGVLAKAGQAIQTQHTRHGGLSSAFRLTFSGATKVHEELSDLIRRAEIYQQIFAAAESVDDEVWIEKIRFDTRPVEDAITRDAHELWQAIAQQFDQTQDDPEANQQLQELVKPVLDKITAAHINLSEEGTLDQRLPQWMEAAKQLLRSRLGAQNS; the protein is encoded by the coding sequence ATGACGAAATTCATCCACACCGCCGATCTCCACATCGATAGCCCTCTGCGTGGCTTGGCGATGCGTGACGAGACGATGATGCGCACGGTACAGCGGGCTACCCGTACCGCACTCCAGCGGATCATCGACCTGGCGTTGAAGGAACAAGTTGCCTTCGTCCTAATCGCGGGCGATCTGTTCGACGGCGAATGGAAGGACATGCACTCTGGGCAGTGGGCGGCAGGGCAGTTTCGTCGACTGGAAGAAGCGGGTATCGGCGTCTATTACATTCGTGGTAACCACGATGCCGTCAGTCAGATTCAACGTAAGATTCGCTGGCCTTCGAATGTCGTTGAACTCCCGCATGACGAGCCGACGACAATCGTGTTGGAAGACCTGGGCGTAGCGATTCACGGACAAGGGTTCGCCGATCAGAAAGTCGAAATCGACTTGGCGGCTCGTTATCCCGAAAGGATCAACGGAATGTTCAACGTCGGTATGCTGCATACCAGCTTGACCGGTAGCGAACAGCACGACACCTATGCCCCGACCTCATTGGAAGTTCTGAAGAGCAAAGGGTACGACTACTGGGCGCTGGGGCATATTCATTTGCGAAACGCCGAGCCGATTTGTGTCGAGCCGTATGTCACTTACAGTGGGAATCCTCAAGGACGTCACATTCGCGAAGCTGGCGACAAAGGCTGCCTGATCGGCGAGATCGAAGGAGAGTCGCTTAAGGAAGTCAAGTTCCACAGCACCGATACGCTTCGCTGGCAGGAATTAATCGTTGACGTTTCAAATGATACTTCGCTCGATGGCGTGTTGGCCAAAGCTGGCCAGGCCATCCAAACCCAACACACACGGCACGGCGGATTGAGTTCTGCATTTCGATTAACCTTCTCCGGGGCGACCAAGGTACACGAGGAACTCTCCGACCTGATTCGACGGGCCGAAATATACCAGCAAATCTTTGCGGCCGCTGAATCGGTCGACGATGAAGTGTGGATCGAGAAGATTCGTTTCGATACACGACCTGTGGAAGACGCGATCACGCGTGATGCCCACGAACTGTGGCAAGCAATTGCCCAACAATTTGATCAAACACAAGACGATCCGGAAGCGAACCAGCAGTTGCAGGAATTGGTTAAACCGGTCCTTGATAAAATCACAGCCGCCCACATCAACTTGAGTGAAGAAGGCACGCTTGATCAGCGCTTACCGCAATGGATGGAAGCCGCCAAGCAACTTCTCCGTAGCCGACTAGGGGCACAGAACTCGTGA
- a CDS encoding AAA family ATPase — translation MKLRRLDLENFGIHAEQTFPFAEQGLQLIYGRNEAGKSTLLQSVRELLFGFAHAGSNPFAPDSKTKKMRATAQLTLKDGSELEIVRRQGNKNTLSGGYVTSEESVDEVRWQQLLSGADQQMYQHVFGFSLQELATGEESLKEANLDEALFGGGLGRLHDYKQLIKSIEEEADNLFKSRGQKQQINSILAEIKSLKSELKESSLRPAEYEEWLSQANRCEEELTRLQAVRDQVFRRQQHLDRLKRAHPLWIELQSKQQQLAKLDAPSSFPADALDELAQTRNQAKKLASEIDDLVRDLARIEKEVGDIEFNEALIESGEAIRSLVFGIKEVRNYRRDIPVRQQEREHDLDEALRILRRIDPKLQLDQVGQFELTFADRNSIQQLARKRQRVLTELESQAPELERLDREILELEATLDAIPVKSQELVDKLRTSRQPLAEAIKEKRELEAAISDLTMQVSQRSASIESVLTEELNWENALPVPMESTITKFDQQLQVIAEEIRSAERTVRETNEELVAKRDELRRMEQGVDLVSQDLLDESRGKRDANWKSLRQILLGESDSLARDELHPQTEAFEGQIKESDVMADKRYRNAQLLAEHQAVAGQIATLEERFEGRQSHVTNLNEKQTRLLAEWEAEWRTCGIHPKSPREMNAWRLAYLELVQIHAEIDRKRHELQPLEKRIEATTKLLADTKQLPEQVSTMEMLSWIDAYLREAEGFREKQTELRIRIESKQDERRSSQQQQEKRQQQLAEIEARGSEILTIFQSLGDVDIELAGELISAIDEIQGHLTSAAKLEQRISDMEAGLIDFQQQVQTVLESTAESLEEMPPEHAAERLGTLLTEAERRHSRRKELQFERQVTSQTHENRQAEHAELEARLAKWRKQVAVNSDEELESVSQTVRARHKMEEEIAAKENELALVRESEEPTSFQEALASLDRDQLELDLNEVTREFAGIQENLAQSNQQLGELNSRLREVDLSSRAVIAQGKIESLQSDLSDCLDRLGPLLIAKEMLARAMKAFREENSGQLLASISELLERMTEGRYVKVEPDLEKEGGLLLVGQGDIRKKPVELSTGTREQLYLAIRLAYIRHYCQGAEPLPVLMDDILVNFDDDRQVATLKVLADFDPEIQIILLTCHQPLVAKVQSLKGDNPIHRLDGQAVVAETAKPKSARKKSSAKSSTPSLF, via the coding sequence GTGAAACTCCGCCGACTCGACCTCGAAAACTTTGGCATTCATGCCGAACAGACATTTCCCTTCGCCGAACAAGGGCTGCAGCTGATCTACGGCCGGAATGAAGCAGGGAAATCAACGCTGCTACAATCGGTACGTGAGCTCCTGTTCGGCTTTGCGCATGCTGGGAGTAATCCGTTCGCACCAGATTCCAAAACGAAAAAGATGCGAGCGACTGCCCAGCTCACGCTCAAAGATGGAAGCGAACTAGAGATTGTTCGCCGTCAGGGGAACAAGAACACACTTAGCGGTGGCTATGTAACGAGTGAAGAATCGGTTGATGAAGTGCGCTGGCAACAACTGCTTAGTGGTGCCGATCAGCAGATGTATCAGCATGTCTTCGGTTTCTCGCTCCAGGAGCTCGCCACCGGCGAGGAAAGCTTGAAGGAAGCGAACCTCGACGAAGCACTGTTCGGTGGTGGACTCGGGCGATTGCATGATTACAAGCAACTGATCAAGAGCATTGAGGAGGAAGCCGACAATCTGTTCAAAAGTCGAGGTCAGAAACAGCAGATCAATAGCATTCTGGCAGAAATCAAAAGCTTAAAGTCCGAGCTGAAAGAATCCTCTCTTCGTCCGGCCGAATACGAAGAGTGGCTCAGTCAGGCCAATCGATGTGAGGAAGAACTGACGCGACTTCAAGCCGTTCGGGATCAGGTGTTTCGTCGTCAACAACATCTCGATCGGTTGAAGCGAGCTCATCCGCTATGGATCGAATTGCAGTCCAAGCAGCAACAGCTCGCCAAGCTCGATGCACCAAGTTCCTTTCCCGCCGATGCGTTGGATGAACTCGCGCAGACACGTAATCAGGCCAAGAAGCTGGCTAGTGAGATCGATGACCTCGTCCGCGATTTGGCTCGTATCGAAAAAGAAGTTGGCGATATCGAGTTCAACGAGGCGTTGATTGAATCAGGCGAGGCAATCCGCTCGCTGGTTTTTGGCATCAAGGAAGTCCGCAATTACCGTCGCGACATTCCGGTTCGTCAACAAGAGCGGGAGCATGATCTCGACGAAGCTCTACGCATCCTGCGACGAATCGATCCAAAATTACAGCTCGATCAGGTTGGCCAATTCGAATTGACATTCGCCGACCGAAACAGCATCCAGCAGCTCGCTCGCAAACGGCAACGCGTACTAACCGAATTGGAATCGCAAGCCCCGGAACTGGAGCGACTTGATCGCGAAATCCTCGAGCTGGAAGCGACTTTGGACGCCATCCCAGTCAAATCGCAAGAGTTGGTCGATAAGTTGCGCACCAGTCGCCAACCGTTGGCCGAGGCCATCAAAGAAAAACGCGAGTTGGAAGCGGCGATTTCCGATTTGACAATGCAGGTTTCCCAGAGAAGTGCAAGTATCGAGTCGGTTCTGACGGAAGAATTGAACTGGGAAAACGCCCTGCCGGTACCGATGGAGTCGACAATTACGAAGTTCGATCAGCAGCTGCAAGTCATTGCAGAAGAGATTCGCAGTGCCGAACGTACCGTTCGCGAAACGAACGAAGAGCTCGTTGCCAAACGAGATGAACTACGCCGCATGGAACAAGGCGTTGATTTGGTTTCGCAAGATTTATTGGACGAAAGCCGCGGCAAACGGGATGCGAATTGGAAGTCTCTGCGGCAAATCTTGCTGGGCGAATCGGACAGCCTGGCTCGTGACGAACTTCACCCACAGACGGAAGCGTTTGAAGGCCAAATAAAAGAATCGGATGTGATGGCCGATAAACGTTATCGCAATGCCCAGTTGCTGGCCGAACATCAAGCAGTCGCCGGACAAATCGCGACTCTGGAAGAGCGTTTTGAAGGACGTCAATCGCACGTTACAAATCTGAATGAGAAGCAAACACGCTTGCTCGCCGAATGGGAAGCCGAATGGAGAACGTGTGGCATCCACCCAAAGTCCCCTCGTGAGATGAACGCTTGGCGTCTCGCGTATTTGGAGTTAGTCCAGATTCATGCCGAGATCGATCGCAAGCGGCATGAACTGCAGCCTCTCGAAAAACGAATCGAAGCGACGACGAAGCTCCTGGCTGATACGAAGCAGTTGCCCGAGCAGGTGTCGACCATGGAGATGTTAAGCTGGATCGATGCTTATCTACGTGAAGCTGAGGGTTTTCGAGAAAAGCAGACGGAACTGAGGATTCGTATCGAATCGAAGCAGGACGAACGCCGATCGTCACAACAACAGCAAGAGAAGCGACAACAGCAACTCGCCGAGATCGAAGCTCGTGGTAGCGAGATCTTGACCATCTTTCAATCTCTCGGTGACGTTGACATTGAGTTGGCGGGCGAATTGATCTCGGCGATCGACGAGATTCAGGGGCATTTGACTAGCGCGGCCAAGCTGGAGCAGCGAATCTCGGACATGGAGGCGGGGTTGATTGATTTTCAACAGCAAGTTCAAACCGTCTTGGAGTCCACCGCGGAATCGCTTGAAGAAATGCCGCCAGAACATGCGGCCGAACGCCTGGGGACATTGTTAACGGAGGCCGAACGTCGTCATTCGAGGCGGAAGGAACTGCAATTCGAACGGCAGGTGACCTCACAAACACACGAGAACCGTCAAGCGGAACATGCGGAATTGGAGGCCCGATTGGCCAAGTGGCGGAAGCAAGTTGCTGTCAACAGCGACGAAGAACTGGAGAGCGTTTCGCAAACCGTTCGTGCTCGCCACAAGATGGAAGAGGAAATCGCAGCCAAGGAAAATGAACTAGCCTTGGTGCGTGAATCAGAAGAGCCCACGTCGTTTCAGGAAGCACTTGCGAGCCTCGATCGTGATCAGCTTGAACTCGATCTCAACGAGGTGACACGTGAGTTTGCTGGTATTCAGGAAAATCTCGCCCAGTCCAATCAACAACTGGGTGAACTCAATTCACGTCTGCGCGAAGTCGATCTTTCTAGTCGGGCCGTGATTGCCCAAGGAAAGATCGAGTCGCTTCAGTCCGATCTCTCTGATTGTCTTGATCGTCTGGGGCCACTGCTGATTGCCAAAGAAATGCTGGCCCGCGCGATGAAGGCGTTCCGGGAAGAAAACTCGGGGCAGCTGTTAGCTTCGATCAGCGAACTTTTGGAGCGGATGACCGAAGGGCGTTATGTGAAGGTCGAACCCGACTTGGAGAAAGAAGGCGGGCTGCTATTGGTGGGGCAGGGGGATATTCGGAAGAAGCCTGTCGAACTGAGCACCGGCACACGCGAGCAGTTGTACTTGGCGATTCGTCTGGCGTACATTCGCCACTATTGCCAAGGCGCTGAACCGTTGCCCGTGTTGATGGACGATATACTGGTGAACTTCGACGACGATCGTCAGGTCGCTACGCTGAAGGTGCTTGCTGATTTCGATCCTGAAATTCAAATCATTCTGTTGACATGCCATCAACCGCTCGTGGCCAAGGTACAATCGTTGAAAGGGGATAACCCGATTCATCGACTCGACGGACAAGCGGTCGTTGCAGAGACCGCCAAGCCGAAGTCAGCACGTAAGAAGTCCTCCGCAAAATCCTCGACACCGAGCTTGTTTTAA
- a CDS encoding gamma-glutamylcyclotransferase yields MSDEVVAFFAYGTLKRGEVREKHWPCRPIAVLRGSTPGSLWEVADYPGMKIEGETRVAGEIWLFPAKQEERILAVLDEVEGYPELYSREVVDCETLDGQPIAATVYLFNPPILPSHAQVPADEQGLVTWRGSGQRFS; encoded by the coding sequence ATGTCTGACGAAGTCGTTGCTTTTTTTGCCTACGGAACGTTGAAGCGTGGGGAAGTTCGCGAGAAGCACTGGCCCTGCCGACCGATCGCCGTACTGCGTGGTTCGACGCCTGGTAGCTTGTGGGAAGTCGCCGATTATCCTGGTATGAAGATCGAAGGAGAAACCCGGGTAGCGGGCGAGATTTGGTTATTTCCCGCGAAACAAGAAGAGCGAATCTTGGCGGTGCTCGACGAAGTGGAAGGATACCCTGAGCTTTACTCACGTGAAGTGGTCGACTGTGAAACGCTCGACGGCCAGCCAATCGCCGCCACCGTTTACCTTTTCAATCCGCCGATATTGCCAAGTCATGCTCAGGTGCCAGCCGATGAACAAGGCCTTGTTACTTGGCGTGGATCGGGTCAGCGTTTCTCGTAG
- a CDS encoding helix-turn-helix transcriptional regulator, translated as MARNEQLIRQHKILQILERYRYGCLLEEIRDALVEELGLSSLHTRTVRRDIESLQSAGLDIDVHDSGRGRVWKLGSSGRGMHKITASATELIALSLGRDLLLPLSGTPFWVGIESFWTKIQEQLPETTWDHYRKYRQVLYVTGLAAKNYSSQEGTLKNLNRAIHQHRIVEVAYQKPGQPSPSQRRLEPYGIVFHQGSIYIVAAASELPVGDPNRIRHWKLDRFKKAEVTDDYFKLPKDFDLEKHLGGSIGIFAAHKPMDFKIKISAIAANWVVEDPWHPEQSVELQNDGSIVLTVKAAHELEIIPRVLALGPEAEVLAPKSTREAIKARVQKMAEVYEKR; from the coding sequence ATGGCTCGCAACGAGCAACTCATCCGGCAGCATAAGATCTTGCAAATCCTCGAGCGTTATCGCTACGGCTGCCTGCTGGAAGAGATCCGTGACGCACTGGTCGAAGAGCTCGGACTCTCATCGCTGCATACGCGGACCGTTCGCCGTGATATTGAATCATTACAATCCGCCGGTCTCGATATCGATGTTCACGATTCAGGTCGGGGGCGGGTTTGGAAGCTAGGTTCCAGCGGTCGCGGCATGCACAAGATTACCGCTTCTGCGACGGAGTTGATCGCACTCTCGCTGGGACGCGATCTGCTGCTTCCTTTGTCGGGAACGCCCTTCTGGGTTGGGATTGAATCGTTCTGGACCAAGATCCAAGAACAGCTTCCTGAAACAACCTGGGATCACTATCGCAAATATCGCCAGGTGCTTTATGTGACCGGATTAGCAGCGAAGAATTATTCTTCACAGGAAGGGACGTTGAAAAACCTCAATCGCGCGATCCACCAGCACCGGATCGTGGAGGTCGCCTATCAAAAGCCGGGACAGCCTTCCCCCAGCCAGCGAAGACTCGAACCGTACGGAATCGTTTTCCACCAAGGAAGCATTTACATCGTGGCCGCCGCTAGTGAACTCCCAGTGGGTGATCCCAACCGAATCCGGCACTGGAAGCTCGATCGTTTCAAGAAGGCGGAAGTCACGGATGACTATTTCAAGCTTCCCAAAGACTTCGACTTGGAAAAACACTTAGGCGGTTCGATCGGAATCTTCGCGGCCCACAAGCCGATGGACTTTAAGATTAAGATCTCCGCAATCGCGGCCAACTGGGTCGTCGAAGATCCCTGGCATCCCGAACAATCCGTCGAACTACAAAACGATGGTTCGATTGTCTTAACTGTGAAAGCCGCACACGAACTCGAAATCATTCCGCGCGTGCTGGCATTGGGACCAGAAGCGGAGGTCCTCGCCCCGAAATCGACGCGTGAAGCCATTAAGGCTCGCGTGCAGAAGATGGCCGAGGTCTACGAGAAACGCTGA
- a CDS encoding excinuclease ABC subunit UvrC, giving the protein MADNPNGPADSPPTADETNQGKPAEHVPFTLTADKVRKFPTTSGVYIFKDDKGRVIYVGKAKNLRSRAGSYFLAEAAIDQRTGYWVNEIADADFLETENEVDALLAESRLIKDVQPKYNKEQKDDKTFPYLMITQREDFPRVEFTREPRDKNAKLYGPFASASALRGAIQVLQRIFKFRTCDLDIDETDERWKWFRPCLLASIDQCTAPCNLRISKEEYRKDIRRLQMFLEGNGTRLVKQLQEEMLEASKNLEFEKAAKLRDEINMLDRLDERGELETHAQPEVFYVDPKKGLAGLRKVLGLATTPRTIEGVDIAHLGGSDTVASLVQFLDGLPFKPGYRRFKIRGVDGVDDFRSIHEVVARRFKRLSDNSEVFPDILLIDGGKGQLNAAMAAFRDLRIEPPTVISLAKREEEVYRPGESEPIRLSRHSFALRLLQYVRDESHRFAQHYHHLLREKRTFDR; this is encoded by the coding sequence ATGGCAGATAATCCGAACGGTCCGGCGGACTCCCCCCCGACGGCTGATGAAACTAATCAAGGCAAACCTGCGGAGCATGTCCCTTTCACGCTTACGGCGGATAAGGTCCGTAAATTCCCAACTACGTCCGGAGTTTACATCTTCAAGGATGACAAGGGACGCGTAATTTACGTCGGCAAAGCAAAGAACCTCCGCTCGCGGGCCGGGTCGTACTTCTTAGCGGAAGCAGCAATCGATCAGCGAACCGGTTATTGGGTAAATGAAATCGCCGATGCTGACTTTCTGGAAACGGAAAACGAGGTCGACGCCTTGTTAGCGGAATCGCGGCTGATCAAAGATGTCCAGCCGAAGTACAACAAGGAACAAAAAGACGACAAAACGTTTCCTTACCTGATGATCACTCAGCGGGAAGATTTCCCTCGGGTCGAATTCACACGCGAACCTCGCGACAAGAATGCCAAGCTTTACGGCCCTTTTGCCAGTGCGAGTGCCCTGCGTGGTGCGATTCAGGTATTGCAGCGGATTTTCAAGTTCCGCACTTGTGATCTTGATATCGACGAAACAGACGAACGCTGGAAATGGTTTCGTCCTTGTCTGCTCGCCAGTATCGATCAGTGCACTGCTCCGTGCAATTTGCGGATTAGCAAGGAAGAGTATCGTAAGGACATCCGTCGCCTGCAAATGTTCCTGGAAGGAAACGGAACACGTCTGGTAAAGCAGTTGCAAGAGGAGATGCTCGAAGCCTCGAAAAACTTGGAGTTTGAGAAAGCCGCGAAGCTGCGGGATGAGATCAACATGCTTGATCGTCTCGACGAACGAGGGGAACTCGAAACGCATGCTCAGCCCGAGGTATTCTACGTTGATCCCAAGAAGGGCTTAGCAGGCCTCCGCAAGGTGCTCGGCCTGGCAACCACGCCGCGGACCATTGAAGGGGTCGATATCGCACACCTCGGCGGCAGCGACACGGTGGCCAGTTTGGTACAGTTCCTTGACGGACTGCCGTTCAAGCCAGGATACCGCCGCTTCAAAATTCGCGGTGTCGATGGGGTCGACGACTTTCGGAGTATCCACGAGGTCGTCGCTCGGCGGTTCAAACGCCTAAGTGACAACTCGGAAGTCTTTCCGGATATTTTGTTGATCGACGGTGGCAAAGGGCAGCTTAACGCAGCGATGGCAGCATTTCGGGATCTGCGAATCGAGCCCCCAACGGTCATCTCGCTAGCCAAACGCGAGGAAGAAGTCTACCGCCCCGGCGAAAGCGAGCCGATTCGCCTGAGCCGCCATTCGTTCGCCCTGCGACTGCTGCAGTACGTGCGGGACGAGTCGCACCGCTTCGCTCAGCATTATCATCACTTGCTGCGAGAAAAACGGACGTTCGATCGATAG
- a CDS encoding class I adenylate-forming enzyme family protein, which translates to MGLVGKQLDHPVHLATLLDAGLRLNGSGTALASLDRTWTWIELDDASTNLARQYLNMGLATGDRIASLLPNDGLLLIHYLACFKAGLTATPLNYRYQAAEVDHALKVSEASLLIAHAERDTVISESQLASRLTHGTLRYQGVDKHGCEFNNLLAQESPPIDLPTPSPETAAFIFFTSGSTGKPKGVTHTHETFGWIIASTIAGLSLSAKDTFVPATSASHIAASSFSFAGLAAGAQVAIARSFGGDEILPLLRRVRPTLLCMLPAPLFGLVRDHNAARDDFHSIRRCISGGDKICLELEREFSELTGLEIEEVYGMTETGLSTISPTTRNRIGSIGKLAPGYKASIRSEAGNEVPTGDEGRLWIRFRGNTVGYWNLAEATAETIVDGWLDTGDLVSADEEDYLWFRGRKKQIIVHDGSNICPQEVEESLLEHHAVAFAGVVGIHDLIHGEIVRAYVTFQSDVPRPTISELIAFSQARVGYKAPEEVVVLPVMPINVTGKVDRAALQALAHGTVNRHIEPPTSRPPT; encoded by the coding sequence GTGGGCTTGGTAGGCAAACAACTGGATCACCCGGTCCATCTGGCCACGCTGTTGGATGCCGGACTTCGCCTGAATGGCAGCGGTACTGCACTGGCATCCTTAGATCGCACGTGGACCTGGATCGAACTGGACGACGCCTCGACGAACTTGGCCCGGCAGTATCTGAACATGGGCTTGGCGACTGGGGATCGAATCGCATCGTTGTTACCCAACGACGGTTTGTTGCTGATTCACTATCTGGCGTGCTTTAAAGCAGGTCTCACCGCTACGCCACTTAACTATCGTTATCAAGCCGCGGAAGTCGATCATGCCCTGAAGGTCAGTGAGGCCTCACTCCTAATCGCCCATGCCGAACGAGATACGGTAATCTCGGAAAGCCAACTTGCCTCTCGGTTAACGCACGGCACACTTCGTTATCAGGGGGTTGATAAACATGGCTGCGAGTTTAACAACTTGCTCGCTCAAGAATCTCCGCCGATCGATTTACCGACACCAAGCCCTGAGACGGCAGCATTCATTTTCTTCACTTCCGGCAGCACAGGTAAGCCAAAGGGAGTCACCCATACGCACGAAACTTTTGGCTGGATCATTGCCAGTACGATCGCCGGGCTATCGTTATCCGCGAAGGATACATTCGTGCCTGCCACATCTGCATCCCACATTGCCGCCTCCTCGTTTTCGTTCGCTGGACTCGCTGCCGGGGCGCAAGTTGCCATTGCCAGGTCATTTGGCGGCGACGAAATCCTGCCACTCTTGCGCCGCGTTCGCCCTACGTTGCTCTGCATGTTGCCAGCCCCCTTGTTCGGCTTAGTTCGCGATCACAACGCCGCTCGCGACGATTTCCATTCAATTCGCCGCTGCATTTCTGGCGGAGACAAAATCTGCCTGGAGCTCGAACGCGAGTTCAGCGAGCTCACCGGTCTGGAGATCGAGGAAGTGTACGGCATGACCGAAACCGGCCTCTCAACGATCAGTCCAACGACACGAAATCGTATCGGTTCCATCGGCAAACTGGCCCCAGGGTACAAGGCCTCCATTCGATCCGAAGCAGGCAATGAAGTTCCCACGGGCGATGAGGGTCGCCTCTGGATTCGTTTCCGTGGCAATACGGTCGGTTATTGGAACCTGGCTGAGGCAACAGCGGAAACTATTGTCGACGGCTGGCTCGATACAGGCGACTTGGTATCGGCGGATGAAGAAGACTATCTGTGGTTTCGTGGTCGCAAGAAGCAAATTATTGTCCACGACGGATCGAACATTTGTCCTCAGGAAGTAGAAGAGTCCTTGCTAGAGCATCATGCCGTGGCCTTTGCCGGCGTTGTCGGCATCCATGATCTGATTCATGGAGAGATTGTCCGGGCCTACGTTACTTTCCAATCCGATGTCCCACGTCCGACCATCTCCGAACTCATTGCCTTCTCTCAGGCTCGCGTCGGTTATAAGGCACCGGAAGAAGTGGTCGTGTTGCCAGTGATGCCGATCAATGTCACCGGCAAAGTCGATCGCGCGGCGCTTCAAGCTTTGGCTCATGGAACCGTGAATCGACATATCGAACCGCCGACATCTCGTCCGCCGACTTAG
- a CDS encoding WD40 repeat domain-containing protein → MPSSPNLVVLGLSVLLTSLPAARPLCAADPIQKVWESTPFNEVAYGLAASPSGKQFAIAGRLGTIVVFDTESQKVIKQIEPDNQFILAMRYSPDSSVLAAVGPKQLVLYRTDNWKQLRAINLPARCGYLSFHPTRPWIAVAGQGTSLDIYDVVDQKIARSFKADLSNAQGVQFSKDGRYLYASVTNAVVGSPAYVLRRYDLQTDAMDGFSYIGDTQARRVILSPDGESLLVNVPQDGASVLFKEVLTHIMHVRHQWQANTEIKMGTAFLPDGKSILTARQGQFDIWQPGKKEPIASIPSDDAGSAYEIVPIPGTRDYLMCHERSFRQITRWRTSEEPLSP, encoded by the coding sequence ATGCCGTCTTCCCCCAACCTGGTCGTCTTGGGACTATCGGTTCTGTTGACCAGTCTCCCTGCTGCTCGTCCGCTCTGCGCTGCAGACCCTATTCAAAAGGTCTGGGAAAGTACCCCGTTCAACGAAGTCGCCTACGGCTTGGCAGCTTCTCCCTCGGGAAAACAATTCGCCATCGCAGGTCGACTAGGAACAATCGTTGTTTTCGACACCGAGTCGCAAAAGGTAATCAAGCAAATCGAACCGGACAACCAGTTTATACTGGCCATGCGATATTCACCCGATTCCTCAGTTCTCGCTGCGGTCGGTCCGAAGCAGTTGGTACTCTACCGGACTGACAACTGGAAACAACTCCGTGCGATCAACTTACCGGCGCGATGTGGTTATCTTTCGTTTCACCCAACACGTCCCTGGATTGCCGTCGCTGGGCAGGGGACTTCGCTCGACATTTATGATGTCGTTGATCAAAAGATCGCCCGATCCTTCAAAGCCGATCTGTCAAATGCCCAGGGTGTTCAATTCAGCAAAGACGGTCGTTATTTGTACGCATCCGTGACCAATGCCGTCGTAGGCTCTCCCGCGTATGTCTTGCGTCGTTACGATCTGCAGACCGACGCAATGGACGGTTTCTCATACATCGGCGACACGCAAGCTCGACGCGTCATCTTGTCTCCTGATGGTGAGTCGCTGTTGGTGAACGTTCCGCAAGATGGAGCGAGCGTTCTATTTAAGGAAGTCTTGACCCACATTATGCATGTAAGGCATCAATGGCAGGCCAACACTGAAATCAAAATGGGAACCGCCTTCCTCCCCGATGGAAAGTCGATTCTTACGGCTCGGCAGGGGCAATTTGATATTTGGCAACCAGGGAAAAAAGAGCCGATCGCTTCAATTCCATCAGACGACGCAGGTTCCGCCTACGAGATCGTCCCAATCCCTGGCACGCGCGACTACCTAATGTGCCACGAACGTTCGTTTCGGCAGATCACCCGTTGGCGTACTTCGGAAGAGCCCCTATCCCCCTGA